A region of the Muricauda sp. MAR_2010_75 genome:
TAACCCTTCGAAACCAAATCTTTGATTTTATCAAAATTTTTAACGGGGTCATTTATGACTCTAAAGGCTGCGTTGGGGTTGCCTTCTTTTTCGTTTACAAATAACACTGCTCCTTTCAACAATGGAAATTGTTCCAAATATCGGTTTGTTTTTTCTTCGCCTTCGTCCAAAACAAATAAGAAACAATTTTTTACGTTTGATAAGACTGGCCAGCCATCGATCAATATTGCTTCTTCTAAAGTCCCATGATTGCCACGAATCATGTCTGGGGTTACCAAATCATTTTCTTCGAAAATTTCCCGTATTTCCACATCAATGCTTCGCAACGTTTCACCTGTAAACGGAAATGGCTTTCTCGTATCCTTTATTTCACTGTCCTTTGCGTTTAGGGTAATTATTATTGGGGTATGTCCCTGATTGGCTTCTGACCATCTTTTCAATTCCACCAATGCATCTTTAAACAATAATTGATGACTTCTAAAATCAATTTCTTGAATGTGGAATACTTTTAGCCCTGGCTCTTGCAATTTTTGCATCTCATCAAAAGGTTTTGGCTTCGCTCCTTTTTCCCTGACAACTTCCAAACCCTTGGGATTGGAAAAGTACCCACCTTCGGGGTCAGCATACACATCTAACTCCAAACTACGCAAACCTAAATCCAATTGTTCGGAAAGGGGAATATGTTCGTATTCCAAAGAAGTCAACGCAGGATATTGCTCCAACAAATATTCAAAGAGTGGTTTGTCAATCCCAATTTTGTAGCTGTTATGACTTCCTATAACCTGAATGTCGTTCAACTTAACTTCATCGGTGGCACTCACATCATCTGAAAGCCT
Encoded here:
- a CDS encoding phosphatidylinositol-specific phospholipase C1-like protein, whose protein sequence is MKTIPALLFLVMLTFFFKRLSDDVSATDEVKLNDIQVIGSHNSYKIGIDKPLFEYLLEQYPALTSLEYEHIPLSEQLDLGLRSLELDVYADPEGGYFSNPKGLEVVREKGAKPKPFDEMQKLQEPGLKVFHIQEIDFRSHQLLFKDALVELKRWSEANQGHTPIIITLNAKDSEIKDTRKPFPFTGETLRSIDVEIREIFEENDLVTPDMIRGNHGTLEEAILIDGWPVLSNVKNCFLFVLDEGEEKTNRYLEQFPLLKGAVLFVNEKEGNPNAAFRVINDPVKNFDKIKDLVSKGYMIRTRADADTKEARENDYTRFEKAKASGAQVITTDYYLPSTFFESDFKIGFEGGVYERGRNQE